In Solanum lycopersicum chromosome 5, SLM_r2.1, the following are encoded in one genomic region:
- the LOC138348701 gene encoding uncharacterized protein, translating into MRRFDASDEHAKYMRGDLAIIEKKGYAHTISINHLELQTAQLSFNVKPRQPGTLPSNIVQNLKNDGHCMAVTTREGKQTMDPPIPFGVEDRKRGYDEVEKVSEVFEQMPGYAKFMKDMVTKKISVSFEDDGQMQHCSAIAKRSLVQKKQDPGSFTIPCTIGLLQFAEALCDLGASIYLMAFSIYKKLC; encoded by the exons atgaggaggtttgatgctagtgatgagcacgccAAATACATGAGAGGTGATTTAGCAATTATTGAGAAAAAGGGTTATGCACATACAATCTCAATCAATCATCTTGAGTTGCAAACGGCCCAATTGTCTTTTAATGTGAAGCCACGCCAACCGGGTACTCTTCCAAGCAATATTGTCCAGAatctaaaaaatgatggacattgtatggcagtCACTACTCGAGAGGGTAAGCAGACCATGGATCCACCTATTCCTTTCGGCGTGGAAGATAGGAAGAGAGGATATGATGAGGTAGAGAAAGTTAGTG aagtttttgaacaaatgcccggttacgccaagttcatgaaagatatggtcactaagaAGATATCGgttagttttgaggatgatggtcagatgcaacattgtagtgctatagCTAAAAGGTCTCTTGTGCAAAAGAAACAAGATCCAGGTtctttcactattccatgtacaatcgGGTTGTTACAATTTGCtgaagcattatgtgatcttggggcaagCATATATCTCATGGCTTtctctatttacaagaagttaTGTTAG
- the LOC138348702 gene encoding uncharacterized protein → MREFGEKAKIDDIFPDEYVLAACQDLNPWFTDFANYLASDIVPPDMSCDDGLIRSYVLEVKMLSLLKACHSSPVGGTHSGIWTAHKMFQCGYYWQTIHQDAHEFAKACDRSQRDGGISIKLEIPLNPILVSELFDLWGIDYKVPFVSSHGMKSVTRDRNNVACPYHPQTNGQVEVSNRKIKHILAKTVNASRTDWSRRLDDSLWAYQKAYKNPIGMFSYKLVYEKNCNLLVELEHKAMWAMKKLKTDLNEDAEQTSNGLNELEGI, encoded by the exons ATGAGGGAGTTTGGTGAAAAGGCtaaaattgatgatattttcCCTGATGAGTATGTATTGGCTGCCTGCCAAGACTTGAACCCATGGTTCACAGATTTCGCGaattatctggctagtgatatcgtCCCACCAGACAT GAGCTGTGATGATGGGCTTATTCGGAGCTATGTGTTGGAAGTTAAGATGTTGAGTCTTTTGAAGGCATGTCATTCTTCCCCTGTAGGTGGGACTCATAGTGGTATCTGGACTGCTCATAAGATGTTTcaatgtggctactattggcaaaccatccaccaagatgctcatgagtttgccaaggcatgtgatagatCCCAAAGAGATGGTGGCATTTCAATAAAGCTAGAGAtccctttaaatcccattcttgtGAGTGAATTGTTTGATTTGTGGGGCATTGACTATAAAgtcccttttgtgagttctcatgggatgaagagTGTCACCag GGATCGCAATAATGTCGCCTgtccttaccatcctcaaactaatgggcaagttgaggtgtcaaacaGGAAGATTAAGCATATTTTGGCTAAAacggtgaatgctagtagaacggattggtcaaggaggcttgatgattctctttgggcctaccaAAAAGCATACAAGAATCCCATTGGTATGTTCTCATACAAACTTGTATATGAGAAGAATTGTAACTTACTAGTTGAATTAGAGCACAAGgccatgtgggcaatgaagaagttgaaaacgGATTTGAATGAGGATGCGGAACAGACCTCAAAcgggttgaatgagcttgaaggcatatga